From the genome of Saccopteryx bilineata isolate mSacBil1 chromosome 6, mSacBil1_pri_phased_curated, whole genome shotgun sequence, one region includes:
- the TOX2 gene encoding TOX high mobility group box family member 2 isoform X5, with the protein MSDGNPELLSTSQTYNSQSESNEDYEIPPITPPNLPEPSLLHLGDHEASYHSLCHSLAPNGLLPAYSYQAMDLPAIMVSNMLAQDSHLLSGQLPTIQEMVHSEVAAYDSGRPGPLLGRPAMLASHMSALSQSQLISQMGIRSGIAHSSPSPPGSKSATPSPSSSTQEEESEAHFKMSGEKRPSAEPGKKAKNPKKKKKKDPNEPQKPVSAYALFFRDTQAAIKGQNPSATFGDVSKIVASMWDSLGEEQKQAYKRKTEAAKKEYLKALAAYRASLVSKSSPDQVESKSTQANPPAKMLPPKQPMYTMPGLASFLTPSDLQAFRSGATPASLARTLGSKSLLPGLSASSPPPASFPLSPPLHQQLPLPPHAQGALLSPPVSMSPAPQPPVLPTPMALQVRLAMSPSAPGPQDFPHISEFPSGSGSRSPGPSNPTNSGDWDSSFPSGECGVSTCRLLEGPAAEKRPWQEAG; encoded by the exons ACCTACAACAGTCAGAGTGAGAGCAACGAAGACTATGAGATCCCCCCGATAACACCTCCCAACCTCCCGGAACCATCCCTTCTGCACCTGGGGGACCACGAAGCCAGCTACCactcactgtgccacagcctggcgcCCAACGGACTGCTCCCTGCCTACTCCTACCAGGCCATGGACCTCCCAGCCATCATGGTGTCCAACATGCTGGCCCAGGACAGCCACCTGCTATCAGGCCAGCTGCCCACG ATCCAGGAGATGGTCCACTCGGAGGTCGCTGCCTACGACTCgggccggccagggcccctgctgggCCGCCCGGCGATGCTGGCCAGCCACATGAGCGCCCTCAGCCAGTCCCAGCTCATTTCTCAGATGGGCATCCGGAGCGGCATTGCCCACAGCTCTCCGTCGCCCCCGGGGAGCAAGTCAGCGaccccctctccctccagctCAACTCAGGAGGAGGAGTCGGAAGCTCATTTCAAG ATGTCAGGAGAGAAGAGACCCTCTGCTGAGCCAGGAAAAAAGGCCAAGAacccaaagaagaagaagaagaaggacccCAACGAGCCCCAGAAGCCGGTGTCGGCCTACGCGCTCTTCTTCAGAGACACTCAGGCTGCCATCAAGGGACAGAACCCCAGCGCCACCTTCGGGGATGTGTCCAAAATCGTGGCCTCCATGTGGGACAGCCTGGGAGAGGAGCAGAAGCAG GCCTACAAGAGGAAGACTGAAGCGGCAAAAAAGGAATACCTGAAGGCTCTGGCAGCCTACAGGGCTAGCCTGGTCTCCAAG AGCTCCCCGGACCAGGTTGAGAGCAAGAGCACCCAGGCGAACCCGCCCGCCAAAATGCTCCCGCCCAAGCAGCCCATGTACACCATGCCCGGCCTGGCCTCCTTCCTGACGCCGTCGGACCTGCAGGCCTTCCGCAGCGGGGCCACCCCCGCCAGCCTCGCCCGGACGCTGGGCTCCAAGTCCCTGCTGCCGGGCCTCAGCGCGTCCTCGCCACCGCCAGCCTCCTTCCCGCTCAGCCCCCCGCTGCACCAGCAGCTGCCACTGCCCCCCCACGCCCAGGGTGCCCTCCTCAGCCCCCCTGTCAGCAtgtccccagccccccagcctccTGTCCTGCCCACTCCCATGGCGCTCCAGGTGCGGCTGGCTATGAGCCCCTCAGCTCCAGGGCCGCAG GACTTCCCTCACATCTCCGAGTTCCCCAGCGGTTCCGGATCCCGCTCTCCTGGCCCATCCAACCCCACGAACAGCGGAGACTGGGACAGCAGTTTCCCCAGCGGGGAGTGTGGCGTCAGCACTTGTAG gCTGCTGGAAGGGCCCGCAGCGGAAAAGAGGCCTTGGCAGGAAGCAGGGTGA
- the TOX2 gene encoding TOX high mobility group box family member 2 isoform X4, with product MFDGDSAYVGMSDGNPELLSTSQTYNSQSESNEDYEIPPITPPNLPEPSLLHLGDHEASYHSLCHSLAPNGLLPAYSYQAMDLPAIMVSNMLAQDSHLLSGQLPTIQEMVHSEVAAYDSGRPGPLLGRPAMLASHMSALSQSQLISQMGIRSGIAHSSPSPPGSKSATPSPSSSTQEEESEAHFKMSGEKRPSAEPGKKAKNPKKKKKKDPNEPQKPVSAYALFFRDTQAAIKGQNPSATFGDVSKIVASMWDSLGEEQKQAYKRKTEAAKKEYLKALAAYRASLVSKSSPDQVESKSTQANPPAKMLPPKQPMYTMPGLASFLTPSDLQAFRSGATPASLARTLGSKSLLPGLSASSPPPASFPLSPPLHQQLPLPPHAQGALLSPPVSMSPAPQPPVLPTPMALQVRLAMSPSAPGPQDFPHISEFPSGSGSRSPGPSNPTNSGDWDSSFPSGECGVSTCRLLEGPAAEKRPWQEAG from the exons ACCTACAACAGTCAGAGTGAGAGCAACGAAGACTATGAGATCCCCCCGATAACACCTCCCAACCTCCCGGAACCATCCCTTCTGCACCTGGGGGACCACGAAGCCAGCTACCactcactgtgccacagcctggcgcCCAACGGACTGCTCCCTGCCTACTCCTACCAGGCCATGGACCTCCCAGCCATCATGGTGTCCAACATGCTGGCCCAGGACAGCCACCTGCTATCAGGCCAGCTGCCCACG ATCCAGGAGATGGTCCACTCGGAGGTCGCTGCCTACGACTCgggccggccagggcccctgctgggCCGCCCGGCGATGCTGGCCAGCCACATGAGCGCCCTCAGCCAGTCCCAGCTCATTTCTCAGATGGGCATCCGGAGCGGCATTGCCCACAGCTCTCCGTCGCCCCCGGGGAGCAAGTCAGCGaccccctctccctccagctCAACTCAGGAGGAGGAGTCGGAAGCTCATTTCAAG ATGTCAGGAGAGAAGAGACCCTCTGCTGAGCCAGGAAAAAAGGCCAAGAacccaaagaagaagaagaagaaggacccCAACGAGCCCCAGAAGCCGGTGTCGGCCTACGCGCTCTTCTTCAGAGACACTCAGGCTGCCATCAAGGGACAGAACCCCAGCGCCACCTTCGGGGATGTGTCCAAAATCGTGGCCTCCATGTGGGACAGCCTGGGAGAGGAGCAGAAGCAG GCCTACAAGAGGAAGACTGAAGCGGCAAAAAAGGAATACCTGAAGGCTCTGGCAGCCTACAGGGCTAGCCTGGTCTCCAAG AGCTCCCCGGACCAGGTTGAGAGCAAGAGCACCCAGGCGAACCCGCCCGCCAAAATGCTCCCGCCCAAGCAGCCCATGTACACCATGCCCGGCCTGGCCTCCTTCCTGACGCCGTCGGACCTGCAGGCCTTCCGCAGCGGGGCCACCCCCGCCAGCCTCGCCCGGACGCTGGGCTCCAAGTCCCTGCTGCCGGGCCTCAGCGCGTCCTCGCCACCGCCAGCCTCCTTCCCGCTCAGCCCCCCGCTGCACCAGCAGCTGCCACTGCCCCCCCACGCCCAGGGTGCCCTCCTCAGCCCCCCTGTCAGCAtgtccccagccccccagcctccTGTCCTGCCCACTCCCATGGCGCTCCAGGTGCGGCTGGCTATGAGCCCCTCAGCTCCAGGGCCGCAG GACTTCCCTCACATCTCCGAGTTCCCCAGCGGTTCCGGATCCCGCTCTCCTGGCCCATCCAACCCCACGAACAGCGGAGACTGGGACAGCAGTTTCCCCAGCGGGGAGTGTGGCGTCAGCACTTGTAG gCTGCTGGAAGGGCCCGCAGCGGAAAAGAGGCCTTGGCAGGAAGCAGGGTGA